DNA sequence from the Halobacterium sp. DL1 genome:
GCATGGAGATGGAGCAGTACGACTGCCCGTTCGTCCATGCGAGCGATCGCCACGAGGTCGCGTTCTCCTCGGTCCACTGCGACACCGGCCCGGACCGCACGGAGGTCCGGATGGTCGCCGAGGCCACGGACCGCGACGCACTCGAATCCGGGCTCTCTGCCGTGCGGAACAACGAGGGCGTCCGTGACTACGAACTGTTCTCGAAGGTGGACAACGTCGCGAAGTTCCGGACCGTCGTCGGTCCGACGGCCGCGATGGGCGTCGTCCACGACCACGACGGCTACATCACGGGACCGTTCTACGCAGAGGCGGGCACCGAGACGTGGCACGTCGGCTTCGACGAACCAGACCGTGCGGACGGCGCGCTCGCGGCGCTCGAGCGCAGCCACGAGTTCGACGTGGTGGGCCGCGACGACACGGACGAGGCGGAACTCCACCAGCTCGTGCAGAACGCGGGCGCGGCGATGACGCTCATCGAGGGCTGCCGGGACCTTTCTGACGTCGAACGCCAGACGCTGGAGGCCGCCGTCACGGACGGCTACTACGAGAATCCGCGGGACGCCACGCTCGGTACGCTAGCGGACCGCTTCGACGTCTCGAAGCCCGCGGTGTCGAAGAACCTCCGGCGCGGCGAACAGAAGATGATCCAGCGCGTCATCGAGGCCATCGAGAACATCGAGTGAACGTCGCCCCGCTGTTCACATGTTAACCCGGCCGTATTTGCAGGAAGCGTAACAGAGTAGGTGAGTATGACGGGGATTGGCACGTCACGTCGAACCGTACTGAAGACACTCGGCGCAACCGGCGCCGCCGGAATCGCAGGCCTCGCGGGCTGTTCGGGGCTCGGAGGGTCGGAGAACCCAGATACAATGAAAATAGGTGTGATGCAGCCGCTGTCGGGGAACATCGCGTACTACGGACAACAGGCGCTGTGGGGCTTCCTCTCGGGGCTCGCCTACAAGGGCGACACCGACCCCATCGCGGACCCGTCGACGGGGAACCACGAAGTGGACGTCGGGGGGACGACCTACGAACTCGTCGTCCGCGACTCGAAGTTCTCCGCTGACGAGGCGCAGTCCATCGCGAACAACCTCGTCACTGACGAGGAGGTTGACATGCTGTTCGGGTGTGCGTCCTCCACGGCCGCACGCCGCGTCGTGAACAACGTCCTGAGCGCCACCGACATCCCGTACATGGCGGGGCCGGCGGCGTCCGCCGACCTCACGGCCAGCAGCGAGACGTGTAGCAACCAGCTGTTCCGCGCGAGCGAGAACACGGCGATGGACGCCCGGAGCGGCGGGAAGTACGTCGCCGAGGAGTCCGACGTCAACAGCGTCTACCTGTTCGGCGCGGACTACTCGTTCGGCCGCGCGGTCGTGAACAACTACAAGCGAGTTCTGCAGGACGCGGGCGTCGAGATCGTCGGCGAGCGCTACGTCCAGCGCGGCCACTCCGAGTGGGAGGGTCTGCTCCAGCAGGCCGAGGAGGCGGGCGCCGAGGGCGTCGTCGGCGGCTTCACCGTCGCGACGCTCCCTGCGATGTTCTCCCAGTTCCTGCAGGGGGACTACTCCTACCGGCTGTTCGGCGGGTTCGCGACTCGCATCTCCAACGCCGTGCTCGGCCAGACGCTCCAGGGCGTCGTCGGCAAACCGCTCACGCAGGAGAAACTCGACGGCGTCAAGGCCGGCCCGTTCACGACGCGTTACCACTGGAACCAGTACGACAACGACATCAACAGCGACTTCGTGGAGATGTACTCGAACGCCTACGGGACCGTGCCGGACCTGTTCAGTTCCGGGACGTTCACCGCGGCGTCCGCCATCGTCCAGGCCGTCAACGAGGAGAGTTCGACGGCAGCCGAGGATATCCAGGCCGGCCTGACGGGGATGACGGTGACGGACACGCCGAAAGGCGAGGGCGGCTACACGTTCCAGGAGTACAACAACCAGGCCCGCTCCGAGATGACCATCGCGGACGTGGTGCCGACCAGCGACGAGTGGGCGGACAGCTGGAACGCCGCCATCATGCCGAGCGAGCCGCTCTCGCGGGTCTCCGGCGAGGAAGCGACGATTCCGAAAGACGGCGACCAGATGACCTGCTCGCTGTAGATGCTGCGCACGCGGGGATTGACCCGTCGATTCGGCGGCCTGGTCGCGGTCGACCACGTCGACTTCGAACTCGGCGAGAACGAACTGTGTTCGCTCATCGGCCCGAACGGCGCCGGGAAGACGACGTTCTTCAACCTGTTGACGGGCGTACTCGCCCCCAGCGACGGCACCGTCGAACTCCGTAGCGGGGACGGCTGGCGGGACGTGACCGCCGCCGGCCCGGCCGAGACGGCCCGGATGGGCATCCACCGGTCGTACCAGATCACGAATATCTTCCCGACGAACACCGTCCTGGAGAATGTCCGCGTCGCCGCGCAGGCCGACGCCGACACGGGTCGGCGGTTCTACCGCAACGTCAACGCCTTCGACGACCACGTCGAGGAGGCCTACGACATCCTCGACCGCGTCGACCTCGCCGAGGAAGCGGACACCGTCGCGGAGAACCTCAGCCACGGTGCAGCCCGCCAGTTAGAGGTCGGCGTCGCGCTCGCGGGCGACCCGGACGTGCTCCTCCTGGACGAACCGAACGCGGGCGTCTCCAGCGAGAGCGTCGACCGCATCGTCGACCTCATCGAGGACGTCGCCCGCGACCACGCCGTGCTGCTGGTCGAACACAACATGGACATAGTGATGAACGTCAGCGACAGGGTCGTCGTCCTCGACCGTGGGTCCGTCATCGCCAACGACCCGCCCGAGGACGTCCGCAACGACGAGGAGGTCCGCCAGGCGTACCTCGGCGGCTACGAACGAGAAGCGGAGGGGCGGCCATGAGCTTACTAGAAGTCGAGGGCGTCCACACGTACTACGGCGAGAGCCACGTCCTCGAAGGCGTCTCCCTCGACGTCGAGCGCGGCGAGGTGGTCGCACTCGTCGGCCGGAACGGCGTCGGGAAGACGACGACGCTCCGGTCGATACTCCAGTTGACGCCACCCCGCGAGGGCGACGTCCGCTACGACGGTGAGAGCCTCGTCGGACTCGACACCCACGAGGTGGCAGACCGCGGCGTCGGGTGGATTCCCGAGGACCGCCGCGTGTTCGCCCACCTCACCGTCGCGGAGAACGTCCGCCTGTCGGTTCCCCAGGGCAGCGACGAGGAGGCGGGCCTCGAAACCGCCTTCGAGGCGTTCCCGGACCTCCGCGACAAGCGGAACCGGGACGCCGGAACGCTCTCCGGCGGACAACAGCAGATGCTCTCCATCGCACGCGGCCTCGTCGGCGAGAACGACCTGCTGCTCGTCGACGAACCCAGCGAGGGACTCGCGCCGCTCATCGTGCAGAACGTCGCCGACGCGCTACGCGAAGTGGCCGAGGACACCACGCTGTTGCTGGTCGAACAGAACCTCCCGCTGGCCCTCGACCTGGCGGACCGCTTCTACGTCGTCGACCACGGGACGGTCGTCGACGAGGGGACCACGGAGGGCGTCACGACCGACGACGAGCGCTTCCGGAGGTTGTCGGCATGATCGGCGCTATCGCCGCCTTCCCGGACCCGGCAACCCTCTTCGAGGTGTTCGTCTCCGGGCTGGCGAAGGCGTCGCTGTACGCGATGATGGCGCTCGGTCTCACCCTCATCTTCGGTCTACTCGGCGTGCTGAACTTCGCACACGGGTCGCTGACGATGCTCGGCGCTTACATCGCCGGCCTCGTGATGGTGACGTTCACCGGCAGCGCACCCGCAATCGCGCTGTTCGTCGTCGCCGCCGTCGTCGCGGGCGTGCTGGTCGGCGGCGTCGGCGCCGCGATGGAGGTCGGACTGATACGGCGACTGTACGACCGGCCGCCCATCTACCAGATTCTCCTGACGTTCGGCGTCACGCTCGTCATCGACGAACTCGCGCGCATCGTCGTGCTGTTCTACGGCATCCAGCCGAACGCGGACTGGCGCACCGCAACCCAGACGAAACCGACGTCGATGGGCGGGTCGATGGACCTGCTCGGCGCCTCCATCGGCAACCTGGAACTGTTCCAGATAGCGTGGGGCGTGGCCACTGTCGTCGCCGTGTGGGCGTTCCTCAACCGGACGCGCTACGGCCTCGTCGTGCGCGCGGGCAGCGAGGACGACGAGATGGCGGCCGCCCTCGGCATCGACGTCCGACGGGTGTTCACTGTCGTGTTCGCGCTCGGCGCCGCCCTCGCCGGGTTCGCCGGCGCGCTACTGATGTGGGACTCCGTCTGGGGCGCAAGCGTGCCGCTCGCCTCCGAGACACTGCTCCCGGCGTTCGTCGTCGTCATCGTCGGCGGCCTCGGGTCGTTCCGGGGGTCCGTCCTCGCAGCGCTGCTCGTCGGCATGGTCGACGCGGTGATGACCCACGTCTTCAACCTGGGCATCATCAGGTTCTCCGGCCTCTCCGAACTCACCATCTT
Encoded proteins:
- a CDS encoding branched-chain amino acid ABC transporter substrate-binding protein, which codes for MTGIGTSRRTVLKTLGATGAAGIAGLAGCSGLGGSENPDTMKIGVMQPLSGNIAYYGQQALWGFLSGLAYKGDTDPIADPSTGNHEVDVGGTTYELVVRDSKFSADEAQSIANNLVTDEEVDMLFGCASSTAARRVVNNVLSATDIPYMAGPAASADLTASSETCSNQLFRASENTAMDARSGGKYVAEESDVNSVYLFGADYSFGRAVVNNYKRVLQDAGVEIVGERYVQRGHSEWEGLLQQAEEAGAEGVVGGFTVATLPAMFSQFLQGDYSYRLFGGFATRISNAVLGQTLQGVVGKPLTQEKLDGVKAGPFTTRYHWNQYDNDINSDFVEMYSNAYGTVPDLFSSGTFTAASAIVQAVNEESSTAAEDIQAGLTGMTVTDTPKGEGGYTFQEYNNQARSEMTIADVVPTSDEWADSWNAAIMPSEPLSRVSGEEATIPKDGDQMTCSL
- a CDS encoding DNA-binding protein, with translation MINVSMEMEQYDCPFVHASDRHEVAFSSVHCDTGPDRTEVRMVAEATDRDALESGLSAVRNNEGVRDYELFSKVDNVAKFRTVVGPTAAMGVVHDHDGYITGPFYAEAGTETWHVGFDEPDRADGALAALERSHEFDVVGRDDTDEAELHQLVQNAGAAMTLIEGCRDLSDVERQTLEAAVTDGYYENPRDATLGTLADRFDVSKPAVSKNLRRGEQKMIQRVIEAIENIE
- a CDS encoding branched-chain amino acid ABC transporter ATP-binding protein, encoding MLRTRGLTRRFGGLVAVDHVDFELGENELCSLIGPNGAGKTTFFNLLTGVLAPSDGTVELRSGDGWRDVTAAGPAETARMGIHRSYQITNIFPTNTVLENVRVAAQADADTGRRFYRNVNAFDDHVEEAYDILDRVDLAEEADTVAENLSHGAARQLEVGVALAGDPDVLLLDEPNAGVSSESVDRIVDLIEDVARDHAVLLVEHNMDIVMNVSDRVVVLDRGSVIANDPPEDVRNDEEVRQAYLGGYEREAEGRP
- a CDS encoding branched-chain amino acid ABC transporter permease, coding for MIGAIAAFPDPATLFEVFVSGLAKASLYAMMALGLTLIFGLLGVLNFAHGSLTMLGAYIAGLVMVTFTGSAPAIALFVVAAVVAGVLVGGVGAAMEVGLIRRLYDRPPIYQILLTFGVTLVIDELARIVVLFYGIQPNADWRTATQTKPTSMGGSMDLLGASIGNLELFQIAWGVATVVAVWAFLNRTRYGLVVRAGSEDDEMAAALGIDVRRVFTVVFALGAALAGFAGALLMWDSVWGASVPLASETLLPAFVVVIVGGLGSFRGSVLAALLVGMVDAVMTHVFNLGIIRFSGLSELTIFLILVGVLVVRPQGISGLAEVGGH
- a CDS encoding branched-chain amino acid ABC transporter ATP-binding protein, whose translation is MSLLEVEGVHTYYGESHVLEGVSLDVERGEVVALVGRNGVGKTTTLRSILQLTPPREGDVRYDGESLVGLDTHEVADRGVGWIPEDRRVFAHLTVAENVRLSVPQGSDEEAGLETAFEAFPDLRDKRNRDAGTLSGGQQQMLSIARGLVGENDLLLVDEPSEGLAPLIVQNVADALREVAEDTTLLLVEQNLPLALDLADRFYVVDHGTVVDEGTTEGVTTDDERFRRLSA